In Falco biarmicus isolate bFalBia1 chromosome 7, bFalBia1.pri, whole genome shotgun sequence, a single window of DNA contains:
- the SNAPC5 gene encoding snRNA-activating protein complex subunit 5 isoform X1, whose protein sequence is MLSRLQELRKEEETLLRVKAALRDQLTRLKVEELALQSMMRSGEESVAASSSAAEETQTGGGEKPPFCWRSFSLPLIKCCADTLQVFKPTNGGGTASI, encoded by the exons GCAGGAGCTGCGCAAGGAGGAGGAGACGCTGCTGCGGGTGAAGGCGGCGCTGCGCGACCAGCTCACCCGCCTCAAG GTGGAAGAGCTGGCGCTGCAGTCCATGATGAGGTCCGGGGAGGAGAGCGTAGCAGCCTCTTCGTCTGCTGCGGAGGAGACACAAACG GGAGGTGGAGAAAAGCCTCCTTTCTGCTGGCGTAGCTTCAGTTTGCCGCTCATTAAGTGTTGTGCCGATACTCTTCAAGTGTTTAAACCAACCAATGGTGGAGGCACAGCTTCCATCTGA